The genomic stretch acacaaactcacagtaCGGGACCGCCGAGCACGTACAAatggtctgtccttggttgcaacactcattactgagtttcaaactgcctctggaagcaacatcagtgCAAGTCCATGGCTgggcagccgcacacaagcctaagatcaccacgcgcaatgccaagcgtcagctggaggggtgtaaaactcgccgccattgaactctggagcagtggaaacgcattctctggactgatgattcacacttcaccatccggcagtccgacagacaaatctgggtttggcggatgccaggagaacgttaccagcccgaatgcatagtgccaactgtaaagtttggtggaggaggagtaatggtctgggattgtttttcatggttctggctaGGTCACTTAAttccagtgaatggaaatcttccaactgtgcttccaacttcatggcaacagtttggggaaggccctttcctgtttcagcataacaatgcccccatgcacaaagcaaggtccatacagaaatggtttgtcgagatcggtatggaagaagttgactggcctgcacagagccctgacctcaaccccatcgaacgcctaatcagtgcccgacctcactaatgctcttgtggctgaatggaagcaagtccctgcagcaatgtttcaacatctatttgaaagccttcccagaagagtggaggctgttatagcagcaaagggggaaccaactccatattaatgcccatgactttggaatgagatgctcaatgagcaggtgtccacatacttttggtcatgcagtGTAATAGAGGGTAAATGCTTTTTACATGTGAAGCCCTTCAATTCTCATTGAGTTCAGACATACTTTCATCAAACCCGTTCTCTTTGTAGAATTATGCAATGATGATTGGATTGCATCATCTCCATTGAGTTTCTGTCTCCTGATAACATTAATGATGTGCATAGATTCGTTGTAAAGAGAATAATCAAAATAATGATGAAATGTAAATGATATTTTCCATATCAACAACTTAGTTGTTTCAAACTTTGTTGAGGTCAGAATAATCCTGTGTTATTTTAATGTTTTATGCAAGGGGTATCAAAATGAACAATAAAATGTATTGCCCGTTCTAAAATGAATGTATTGCATTACTATAGGGCCTACTCTTACGTTCTGCTTGTAGTGCAAATGATATCTATTCATCACAAAGGGTTCAAATGAAGTCCACGTTGTGAAACTGTGTTGTGCATCAGTGGCTCGTGGATGGTTAGATCATTTAGCATGGCTCATTGCTTCTGAATGTTGCAGTGCACTTTTACAGGAATTTTCAACGTGTCACCGAACTCAGTTCCAGCGATTGTGAATTCCAGCAATGTGGGAAGCTTATATGTAGCTTTAAACTGTAACGCTGCCATTTGTGCCCAATAGCAACTTGAACTAgctaaaaatcattttttaaatatgtttttttaaataatactCCACATGAAACATAACTTATCTAAGCAATAATATTTACACCTGGGTCCTGATTATTTGGTCTTGTCATTATACCTGTTCGATGCATCATTAAACACTCTCAACTCAAATGAAAAAATGAAGATTCAAGTTTCCATGAAGGAACAATGTCCTTCGCTGGCCTTTTCCTTTTGTTGTGGTCCTGTGGACATTCTTTACCACAGTTTTGCATGCTGCGTACGTTTGCTAGCATCCACTTTTTCCAGTGTCCCGCTTGCCCTTTCACTGTCCCCTCATGTACTTTACATCCTATTACAGTAGACAGCTTTTCCTATGGCACTGCGCACTGTTCTGCATTTTTACCCTTGGAAGGAAAGACAACTTATCGAAGTTGACCCCAGGTAGTGCAGAGGTCATATCTCCGACTCCCTGCGGTACGACCTTTGGTCCAGTCCCCTGGTGGTCTGTAGCCGCTCAAATTCGTGTCGATTGTTCCGCCCCGGACTGTTCAGGTTGGCCAACGCTCTGAACGAACCACTGCCCATGCCCATGCCCATGcccaccacctcctcttcctcatcctcatcccGGCTGAGAAAGGCCAGCTCGTTCTCGTAACAGAAGGAGTTGGAGGTGGGCACCAGGAACTTGTTCTCCACCATGTCCTTGGCACTGCAGCACGGGGTGGACGGTACCTCGTAGGTCTTGTGAAAGTGAGAGTAATCCACCCTGTACAGGTTCTTCTCCTCGAAGAGCACTGGCTCGAACCGGTAACCCCACAGTACCTCCGTGGCCAGGTAGGAGCTGCGGGCCTGCGTGGTCATGGCGGTTGCCTCGACCATCCCTTCCAGTATGACCACAATCTCAAAATCCGCCGTATCCAGGTCATTTTTCCTGATCCCATAGAGTGGACTATCCTCATTGATCTCATGGATAATCGTAATGGGAGAAACCAAGAAAATCCTGTCCAGGCCTTTGTCAAAGCCCACATTGATGTCTACTTGGTCCAGGGGGATATACTCCCCTTCGTCAGTGATCCGGGGTTTGATGAGCTGAGCTCTGACATGGGCCTCTACGATGTGACTCTTCCTTAGGTTCCCCACCCTCCACATGAGGCACAGCTTGCTGTCGCGCAAAGAGATCACTGCGTTGTGGCTGAACAGTAGTGTCCGCGCACGTTTCTTGGGCCTTGCCATCTTGGCCATGATGGCGCCGATCATGAAGCAGTCGATGATGCAGCTAATGATGGACTGGAAGACCACCATGAACACGGCGACCGGACACTCCTCTGTCACGCAGCGGTAGCCGTAGCCGATGGTTGACTGGGTCTCGATGGAGAACAGGAAGGCGGCCACGAAGCCGTTGACCTGCAGGACGCAAGGTGTGAAGTTGTCGTCTCCGGCTGGGTTGTCCAGGTCGCCGTGGAGCAATGCTATAACCCAGAAGGCCAGGCCAAAGGCCAGCCAGGACAGCACGAACACCAGTGTGAACAGCACCAGCATGTAGCGCCAACGGATGTCCACGCACGTGGTGAAAAGGTCGGCCATGTAGCGAGATGACTTGTCCTCCATGTTGGCGAACTGCACGTTGCACTGGCCATTCTTCTTGACAAAGCGGTTGCGGACCTTATGGCGTGTGTGGATCTTGCCGTTGCCGAAGCCGTTCATGCCGCCACCGCTGCTGCTGTGCATATTGGTGAGGCGCAGTGCCTCCTCCTCGGACGACACGATGCTGTAACGGTTGATCCGCCCAACGCTCATGCTGGCCACGTAGGCCGGGCTGCAGTGTCGGAGTAAGTGGGAAATCCTTGAGTCCCAATGTGTGATCACTCAAAGGCCCTTCCCAGGGGTATCACTGCCAGAGCCCCATCTCAGAAGGTGAAGGTGGAGGTGTGCTTTTGGGTGTTGTACTCTTGGCAGACCACTGCCtgaggaaagaggaaagggaTACGGATGTCAGTATATCACAGCATGTCAGTATCAACATACCCCACCATGAAGACTCTGGGAAACTGCACTACAAAGGCTGcgttaagacagacagacaaattctgatattttttccactaattggtcttttgacaaatcacatcagatcttttcacatcagatcttttcggAGCTTATATGATTGGGCAAAAGTCCAATTAATGAAAAGTCTTCACAAGTATGTAGTACATTTGCACAAAAATCTAAACAGATCATCAAAATTGCTAATTTGTCAATACTCAAAGtacattttcaattgactgagTATAACAAACAAATTTGTTCACTGCACAAAATCACTCTTTCAATTTGGATACATGTTCAATCTAGTATcagctttaaaaaataaaatgttcacCTTACTTTTGATTAGATTTTCTTGTCATTTGTTAACAATACAATTAATTATCACTTAATCAAACTTCTCAAAACTGAAAACTACTGAACCAAAATTGTGGAGTGCCTAGTAAACGTATATAGTTTGATAACCGCGGAACACTGTAAAATACTATATTATTACCTCATAAATGTATCAATTTGACATAATTGTATGTTTATGTGCTGTGAATACTACATCAATATTCTCCATCAGTCAGTGTTCTTCAATAGGATAACGTGGTAAGACTCGCTCTATATGTGCTACCAtttagaataatagtgtagaGTAAAAT from Oncorhynchus keta strain PuntledgeMale-10-30-2019 chromosome 24, Oket_V2, whole genome shotgun sequence encodes the following:
- the LOC118357615 gene encoding ATP-sensitive inward rectifier potassium channel 12-like; translation: MSVGRINRYSIVSSEEEALRLTNMHSSSGGGMNGFGNGKIHTRHKVRNRFVKKNGQCNVQFANMEDKSSRYMADLFTTCVDIRWRYMLVLFTLVFVLSWLAFGLAFWVIALLHGDLDNPAGDDNFTPCVLQVNGFVAAFLFSIETQSTIGYGYRCVTEECPVAVFMVVFQSIISCIIDCFMIGAIMAKMARPKKRARTLLFSHNAVISLRDSKLCLMWRVGNLRKSHIVEAHVRAQLIKPRITDEGEYIPLDQVDINVGFDKGLDRIFLVSPITIIHEINEDSPLYGIRKNDLDTADFEIVVILEGMVEATAMTTQARSSYLATEVLWGYRFEPVLFEEKNLYRVDYSHFHKTYEVPSTPCCSAKDMVENKFLVPTSNSFCYENELAFLSRDEDEEEEVVGMGMGMGSGSFRALANLNSPGRNNRHEFERLQTTRGLDQRSYRRESEI